A region from the Canis lupus familiaris isolate Mischka breed German Shepherd unplaced genomic scaffold, alternate assembly UU_Cfam_GSD_1.0 chrUn_S1783H1980, whole genome shotgun sequence genome encodes:
- the LOC119878653 gene encoding beta-defensin 107A-like, with protein MSGAMRIFFLVSAALILLAHIFSAHGAIHRRMQCQKMDGRCEVECLSFEDKIGGCRAELTPLCCKKRKNN; from the exons ATGTCTGGAGccatgagaatttttttcttagtttctgctGCTCTCATTCTCCTTGCTCACATTTTCTCAG CCCATGGAGCTATACACAGAAGGATGCAGTGTCAGAAGATGGATGGTCGCTGTGAGGTTGAGTGCCTTTCCTTTGAAGATAAGATTGGGGGCTGTAGAGCTGAACTGACACCACTTTGctgcaaaaaaaggaagaataattaa